A DNA window from Streptomyces parvus contains the following coding sequences:
- a CDS encoding GNAT family N-acetyltransferase gives MTEPAVRIAPTYELTAAERAEIRDLLDTAFDGDFADEDWEHTLGGVHVLIRDEDGLLIAHGSVVQRRVLHADRSYRAGYVEGVAVRADRRRGGLGHRVMAALEHVIDAAHDFGALSASDAGAALYAARGWQIWPGRLTALGPDGPLPLPEEEGGTYVRPAAGQPLPGPAHPLAFDWRNGDLL, from the coding sequence ATGACCGAGCCCGCCGTGCGTATCGCCCCCACCTACGAACTGACCGCCGCCGAGCGCGCGGAGATCCGCGACCTGCTCGACACCGCCTTCGACGGCGACTTCGCCGACGAGGACTGGGAGCACACCCTCGGCGGCGTCCACGTCCTCATCCGGGACGAGGACGGCCTCCTGATCGCCCACGGCTCCGTCGTCCAGCGCCGCGTCCTGCACGCGGACCGCTCCTACCGCGCCGGTTACGTCGAAGGCGTCGCCGTCCGCGCCGACCGCCGCCGCGGCGGCCTCGGCCACCGCGTCATGGCCGCCCTGGAGCACGTCATCGACGCGGCCCACGACTTCGGTGCCCTCTCCGCCTCCGACGCGGGCGCGGCCCTGTACGCCGCGCGCGGCTGGCAGATCTGGCCGGGCCGGCTCACCGCCCTCGGCCCGGACGGCCCGCTCCCGCTCCCGGAGGAGGAGGGCGGCACCTATGTCCGCCCGGCAGCCGGACAGCCCCTGCCCGGCCCCGCCCACCCGTTGGCCTTCGACTGGCGGAACGGCGACCTCCTCTGA
- a CDS encoding proline dehydrogenase family protein gives MLGPVILAASRSDKMRRFVSAAPGTKQVVDRFIAGETVDQVVPVVEDAADKGLEVTLDVVGEDITTPAQAEAARDAYLELIERLRALDLGTRAEMSVKLSMFGQALENGHELALANVRPVVEAAAAIGTTVTLDAEDHTTLDSMFAIHEELRKDFPQTGCVIQSYLFRTEDDARRLAEAGSRVRIVKGAYKEPASVAYQDKAEIDKAYVRITRILMEGAGYPMIGSHDPRLIAIAQELGRQAGRKLDEYEFQMLYGIRSDEHVRLAAEGHRMRVYTAYGTDWYGYFMRRLAEKPANLLFFGRSILTKG, from the coding sequence GTGCTGGGTCCCGTGATTCTCGCCGCATCGCGCAGCGACAAGATGCGCCGGTTCGTCTCGGCCGCGCCCGGCACCAAGCAGGTCGTCGACCGCTTCATCGCCGGCGAGACCGTCGACCAGGTCGTCCCGGTCGTCGAGGACGCCGCGGACAAGGGCCTGGAGGTCACGCTCGACGTCGTCGGCGAGGACATCACCACCCCCGCGCAGGCCGAGGCCGCCCGCGACGCCTACCTGGAGCTCATCGAGCGCCTGCGCGCCCTCGACCTGGGCACCCGCGCCGAGATGTCCGTGAAGCTGTCGATGTTCGGGCAGGCGCTGGAGAACGGCCACGAGCTGGCTCTCGCGAACGTCCGGCCGGTCGTCGAGGCGGCCGCCGCCATCGGCACCACGGTCACCCTGGACGCCGAGGACCACACCACCCTCGACTCGATGTTCGCCATCCACGAGGAGCTGCGGAAGGACTTCCCGCAGACCGGCTGCGTGATCCAGTCCTACCTCTTCCGCACCGAGGACGACGCCCGCCGCCTGGCCGAGGCCGGCAGCCGCGTACGCATCGTGAAGGGCGCCTACAAGGAGCCCGCCTCCGTCGCGTACCAGGACAAGGCCGAGATCGACAAGGCGTACGTCCGCATCACCCGGATCCTGATGGAGGGCGCGGGCTACCCGATGATCGGCTCGCACGATCCCCGTCTCATCGCCATCGCCCAGGAGCTCGGCCGCCAGGCCGGGCGCAAACTGGACGAGTACGAGTTCCAGATGCTGTACGGCATCCGCAGCGACGAGCACGTCCGGCTCGCGGCCGAGGGCCACCGGATGCGCGTCTACACGGCGTACGGCACCGACTGGTACGGATACTTCATGCGCCGCCTCGCGGAGAAGCCGGCCAACCTGCTGTTCTTCGGCCGCTCGATCCTCACCAAGGGCTGA
- the pruA gene encoding L-glutamate gamma-semialdehyde dehydrogenase, translating to MDAVTQVPAPVNEPVHSYAPGSPERARLEVKLKELSQNPIDLPMTIGGEKRMGGGERVNVVQPHNHKAVIGTFAGATEQDAQDAIDAALAAAPAWRAMSFDDRAAIILRAAELLSGPWRETLAASTMLGQSKTAQQAEIDTPCELIDFWRFNVHYARQILAEQPPANSPGVWNRMDHRPLEGFVYAITPFNFTAIAGNLPTAPALMGNVVVWKPSPTQTHAAVLLMQLLEEAGLPKGVINLVTGDGKAVSEVALNHRDLAGIHFTGSTPTFQHLWKTVGNNIANYRTYPRLVGETGGKDFVVAHPSADRAILKTALTRGSFEFQGQKCSASSRAYIPASIWNSGFQEEFAAEVDSITMGDVTDLSNFIGAVIDDRSFAKNKAAIDRAKSDPTCTIIAGGTYDDSVGYFVRPTVIVCTDPENEVFTTEYFGPILAVHVYEDEDYDAMLEQMESVSDYALTGSVIAGDRAAAAYTMDKLRYAAGNFYINDKSTGAVVGQQPFGGGRASGTNDKAGAPQNLQRWTLTRAIKETLVPPTDYTYPHQG from the coding sequence ATGGACGCCGTCACCCAGGTCCCCGCGCCGGTCAACGAGCCGGTCCACTCCTACGCGCCCGGCTCCCCGGAGCGCGCCCGCCTGGAGGTGAAGCTCAAGGAGCTTAGCCAGAACCCGATCGACCTGCCGATGACCATCGGCGGCGAGAAGCGGATGGGCGGCGGCGAGCGGGTCAACGTCGTACAGCCGCACAACCACAAGGCCGTCATCGGCACCTTCGCCGGGGCCACCGAGCAGGACGCCCAGGACGCCATCGACGCGGCCCTCGCCGCCGCTCCGGCCTGGCGCGCGATGTCCTTCGACGACCGCGCCGCGATCATCCTGCGCGCCGCCGAGCTGCTGTCGGGCCCCTGGCGCGAGACGCTGGCCGCCTCCACCATGCTCGGCCAGTCCAAGACCGCCCAGCAGGCCGAGATCGACACCCCCTGCGAGCTCATCGACTTCTGGCGCTTCAACGTGCACTACGCGCGCCAGATCCTCGCCGAGCAGCCCCCGGCCAACTCGCCGGGCGTGTGGAACCGCATGGACCACCGCCCGCTGGAGGGCTTCGTCTACGCGATCACGCCGTTCAACTTCACGGCCATCGCGGGCAACCTCCCCACCGCACCCGCCCTCATGGGCAACGTCGTGGTCTGGAAGCCGTCCCCGACCCAGACCCACGCCGCCGTGCTGCTGATGCAGCTCCTGGAGGAGGCCGGTCTGCCCAAGGGCGTCATCAACCTGGTCACCGGCGACGGCAAGGCCGTCTCCGAGGTGGCGTTGAACCACCGCGATCTGGCCGGCATCCACTTCACCGGCTCGACCCCCACCTTCCAGCACCTGTGGAAGACGGTCGGCAACAACATCGCCAACTACCGCACCTACCCGCGGCTCGTCGGCGAGACCGGCGGCAAGGACTTCGTCGTCGCCCACCCCAGCGCCGACCGGGCCATCCTGAAGACCGCGCTGACCCGCGGCTCCTTCGAGTTCCAGGGCCAGAAGTGCTCCGCGTCCTCCCGGGCGTACATCCCCGCCTCCATCTGGAACTCCGGTTTCCAGGAGGAGTTCGCGGCCGAGGTCGACTCCATCACGATGGGTGACGTCACCGACCTGAGCAACTTCATCGGGGCCGTCATCGACGACCGCTCGTTCGCCAAGAACAAGGCCGCGATCGACCGCGCCAAGTCCGACCCGACCTGCACGATCATCGCGGGCGGCACCTACGACGACTCGGTGGGCTACTTCGTCCGCCCGACCGTCATCGTCTGCACCGACCCCGAGAACGAGGTCTTCACGACCGAGTACTTCGGCCCGATCCTCGCGGTCCACGTCTACGAGGACGAGGACTACGACGCCATGCTGGAGCAGATGGAGTCGGTCTCCGACTACGCGCTGACCGGCTCGGTCATCGCGGGCGACCGCGCGGCCGCCGCGTACACGATGGACAAGCTCCGCTACGCCGCGGGCAACTTCTACATCAACGACAAGTCGACCGGCGCCGTCGTCGGCCAGCAGCCCTTCGGCGGCGGCCGTGCCTCCGGCACCAACGACAAGGCGGGCGCCCCGCAGAACCTCCAGCGCTGGACCCTGACCCGGGCCATCAAGGAGACGCTGGTCCCGCCGACCGACTACACCTACCCCCACCAGGGCTGA
- a CDS encoding S1 family peptidase has product MRRNSRARLGVSLLLVAGALGLGATPSTAAGTPSAAFSAIPAPSAYALDAKVERALGTATAGTYLDAKTGKLVVTVTTDRAEERARAAGATVRRVARSAAQLDAAMEALEAEAKITGTSWGIDPRTNRVAVEADSSVSARDMARLEAVAERLDGAVAIKRVPGEFRREVLGGGAIYGGGSRCSAAFNVTKGGARYFVTAGHCTNISANWSASSGGSVIGVREGTSFPTNDYGIVRYTDGSSPAGTVDLYNGSTRDITSAANAVVGQAIQKSGSTTKVTSGTVTAVNVTVNYGDGPVYNMVRTTACSAGGDSGGAHFAGSVALGIHSGSSGCSGTAGSAIHQPVTEALSAYGVTVY; this is encoded by the coding sequence ATGAGACGCAACTCCCGCGCGCGCCTCGGCGTTTCCCTGCTGCTCGTCGCCGGCGCCCTCGGCCTCGGAGCCACCCCCTCCACCGCCGCCGGCACCCCCTCCGCCGCGTTCTCGGCGATCCCCGCCCCGTCCGCGTACGCCCTCGACGCCAAGGTCGAACGCGCGCTCGGCACCGCCACCGCCGGAACCTACCTCGACGCGAAGACCGGAAAGCTGGTCGTCACCGTCACCACCGACCGGGCCGAGGAGCGGGCCCGCGCCGCCGGGGCCACCGTCCGCCGGGTGGCCCGCAGCGCCGCCCAGCTCGATGCCGCCATGGAGGCCCTGGAGGCCGAGGCCAAGATCACCGGCACCTCCTGGGGCATCGACCCGCGCACCAACCGGGTCGCAGTCGAGGCCGACTCCTCCGTCTCCGCCCGGGACATGGCCCGCCTCGAAGCCGTCGCCGAACGGCTCGACGGCGCGGTGGCCATCAAGCGTGTCCCCGGTGAGTTCCGCCGCGAGGTGCTGGGCGGCGGCGCGATCTACGGCGGCGGCAGCCGCTGCTCGGCCGCCTTCAACGTCACCAAGGGCGGGGCCCGTTACTTCGTGACCGCCGGACACTGCACCAACATCTCCGCCAACTGGTCGGCCAGCTCGGGCGGTTCGGTCATCGGCGTCCGCGAGGGCACCAGCTTCCCGACCAACGACTACGGCATCGTCCGCTACACCGACGGGTCCTCGCCCGCCGGAACCGTCGACCTCTACAACGGCTCCACCCGCGACATCACCTCCGCCGCCAACGCCGTCGTCGGCCAGGCGATCCAGAAGAGCGGCTCCACGACCAAGGTGACCTCCGGCACGGTCACCGCCGTCAACGTCACCGTCAACTACGGCGACGGGCCCGTCTACAACATGGTCCGCACCACCGCCTGCTCGGCCGGCGGCGACAGCGGCGGCGCGCACTTCGCCGGGTCCGTCGCCCTCGGGATCCACTCCGGCAGCTCCGGCTGCTCGGGCACCGCGGGCTCGGCCATCCACCAGCCGGTCACCGAGGCGCTCTCCGCGTACGGCGTGACGGTGTACTGA
- a CDS encoding agmatine/peptidylarginine deiminase, which translates to MPTAPTPFRMPPEWAPHERTWMAWPGPNPTFASAAELAEARRAWAAVARAVRRFEPVTMVVGPGQEEGAAALLGPDVELVVRPLDDAWMRDIGPTFVTDGRTLAAVDWTFNGWGAQGWARWESDQHIARAVAELTGVPVHSSPLVNEGGAIHVDGEGTVLLTETVQLGQERNPGWSRRQVEAEIHARLGTEKAIWLPRGLTGDYGTYGTLGHVDIVAAFARPGTVLVHVQPDPAHPDHEVTRELPAVLRAATDARGRALEVVEVPAPTVLRDEDGEWADYSYINHYLCNDGVVLCAFDDPRDEEAAAIFRGLFPDRTVTLVDARTIFAGGGGIHCITQQQPKVRANP; encoded by the coding sequence ATGCCCACCGCCCCCACCCCCTTCCGTATGCCTCCCGAGTGGGCCCCGCACGAGCGCACCTGGATGGCCTGGCCGGGGCCCAACCCCACCTTCGCCTCCGCCGCCGAGCTGGCCGAGGCCCGCCGCGCCTGGGCCGCCGTCGCCCGGGCCGTACGCCGTTTCGAGCCGGTCACGATGGTGGTCGGGCCGGGGCAGGAGGAGGGGGCGGCGGCGCTGCTCGGGCCCGACGTCGAACTGGTCGTGCGCCCGCTCGACGACGCGTGGATGCGGGACATCGGCCCCACCTTCGTCACCGACGGCCGCACGCTCGCCGCCGTCGACTGGACGTTCAACGGCTGGGGCGCCCAGGGCTGGGCCCGCTGGGAGAGCGACCAGCACATCGCCCGGGCCGTCGCCGAGCTCACCGGCGTACCCGTCCACAGCTCGCCGCTCGTCAACGAGGGCGGCGCGATCCATGTGGACGGCGAGGGCACCGTCCTGCTCACCGAGACCGTCCAGCTCGGCCAGGAGCGCAACCCCGGCTGGAGCCGCCGGCAGGTGGAGGCGGAGATCCACGCCCGCCTCGGCACCGAGAAGGCCATCTGGCTGCCCCGCGGGCTGACCGGCGACTACGGAACGTACGGCACGCTCGGCCATGTCGACATCGTCGCCGCCTTCGCCCGCCCGGGCACCGTCCTCGTCCACGTCCAGCCCGACCCGGCCCACCCCGACCACGAGGTCACCCGCGAACTGCCGGCCGTCCTGCGCGCCGCCACGGACGCCAGGGGCCGCGCCCTGGAGGTGGTCGAGGTGCCCGCGCCGACCGTGCTGCGTGACGAGGACGGCGAATGGGCCGACTACTCCTACATCAACCACTACCTCTGCAACGACGGCGTGGTCCTCTGCGCCTTCGACGACCCGCGCGACGAGGAGGCCGCCGCGATCTTCCGGGGCCTCTTCCCGGACCGTACGGTGACCCTCGTCGACGCACGTACGATCTTCGCCGGTGGTGGAGGCATCCACTGCATCACCCAGCAGCAGCCGAAGGTGCGAGCGAACCCATGA
- a CDS encoding nucleotidyltransferase domain-containing protein, with product MDVLDVARAFVLERHPDARAAFLGGSVLTSRRTARSDLDVVVLLDGPPAPYRESLRYGGWPVELFAHTEDSWHSFVTPEIAQRKSPLLWMCADGALLLDADGTGARMAEQAKRLAAAGPPPVTDTALEDARYALTDLLDDFAVLTDAGERLFVVAELVRRSGELALLTHGTWLGGGKWLARRLEPVAPDLAARLDEAAQAALRGAPEGLTSLVTEVLDAAGGPVWEGYRRSGPHRTA from the coding sequence ATGGACGTACTCGATGTTGCCCGTGCCTTTGTCCTGGAGCGTCACCCCGACGCCCGCGCCGCGTTCCTCGGCGGCAGTGTCCTGACGAGCCGCCGCACCGCCCGGTCCGACCTGGACGTCGTGGTCCTGCTCGACGGCCCGCCCGCCCCGTACCGCGAGAGCCTGCGGTACGGGGGCTGGCCGGTGGAGCTGTTCGCGCACACCGAGGACTCCTGGCACAGCTTCGTGACCCCGGAGATCGCGCAGCGGAAGTCGCCCCTGTTGTGGATGTGCGCCGATGGGGCGCTGCTGCTCGACGCCGACGGGACAGGAGCGCGGATGGCGGAGCAGGCCAAACGTCTCGCGGCGGCAGGGCCGCCCCCGGTCACCGACACGGCGCTGGAAGACGCCCGGTACGCGCTGACGGACCTGCTCGACGACTTCGCCGTCCTCACGGATGCGGGGGAGCGGCTGTTCGTCGTGGCCGAACTCGTCCGGCGCAGCGGTGAGCTGGCGCTGCTGACCCACGGCACGTGGCTCGGCGGCGGCAAGTGGCTGGCACGGCGCCTCGAACCGGTCGCGCCGGACCTGGCGGCGCGCCTCGACGAGGCGGCGCAGGCCGCGCTGCGCGGCGCGCCGGAGGGCCTGACCTCGCTGGTCACGGAGGTCCTCGACGCGGCGGGCGGCCCGGTCTGGGAGGGGTACCGCCGCAGCGGACCGCACAGGACGGCCTGA
- a CDS encoding branched-chain amino acid aminotransferase: MTTPTIELKPSSNPLSDAEREAILANPGFGRHFTDHMVTIRWTEGRGWHDAQLVPYGPLSLDPANMTLHYAQEIFEGLKAYRQPDGTVASFRPDANARRFQRSAARLAMPELPVETFIAACDALVQQDKAWVPAHGGEESLYLRPFMIATEVGLGVKPANEYLFLVIASPAGAYFPGGVKPVSIWLSENRVRAVPGGMGDAKTGGNYAASLLAQAEAAEHGCAQVAYLDAVEHKWVEELGGMNLYFVYAQEDGSKKIVTPSLTGSLLAGVTRDSLLKVARDLGYGSEEGRISIDQWRDDTAKGTLVEVFACGTAAVITPVGLVKSERGEWTQSGGEPGEVTMKLRERLLDIQRGVVEDTHGWMHPLG, from the coding sequence ATGACGACGCCCACGATCGAGCTCAAGCCCTCCTCGAACCCGCTGTCCGACGCGGAGCGCGAGGCGATCCTGGCCAACCCCGGATTCGGCCGGCACTTCACCGATCACATGGTGACCATCCGCTGGACCGAGGGCCGCGGCTGGCACGACGCCCAGCTGGTCCCGTACGGGCCGCTGTCGCTGGACCCGGCCAACATGACCCTGCACTACGCGCAGGAGATCTTCGAGGGGCTCAAGGCATACCGCCAGCCCGACGGCACGGTCGCCTCCTTCCGCCCCGACGCCAACGCCCGCCGCTTCCAGCGCTCGGCCGCCCGGCTCGCCATGCCCGAGCTGCCCGTCGAGACGTTCATCGCGGCGTGCGACGCGCTGGTCCAGCAGGACAAGGCGTGGGTCCCGGCCCACGGCGGCGAGGAGTCCCTCTACCTGCGCCCGTTCATGATCGCCACCGAGGTCGGCCTGGGCGTGAAGCCGGCCAACGAGTACCTCTTCCTGGTCATCGCCTCGCCCGCCGGCGCCTACTTCCCCGGCGGCGTGAAGCCCGTCTCCATCTGGCTCTCCGAGAACCGCGTCCGCGCCGTCCCCGGCGGTATGGGCGACGCCAAGACCGGCGGCAACTACGCCGCCTCCCTCCTCGCCCAGGCCGAGGCCGCCGAGCACGGCTGCGCCCAGGTCGCCTACCTCGACGCGGTCGAGCACAAGTGGGTCGAGGAGCTCGGCGGCATGAACCTCTACTTCGTGTACGCCCAGGAGGACGGCTCGAAGAAGATCGTCACCCCGTCCCTCACCGGCTCGCTGCTCGCCGGCGTCACCCGCGACTCCCTCCTCAAGGTCGCCCGCGACCTCGGTTACGGCTCCGAGGAGGGGCGCATCTCCATCGACCAGTGGCGCGACGACACCGCGAAGGGCACCCTCGTCGAGGTCTTCGCCTGCGGCACCGCCGCCGTCATCACCCCCGTCGGCCTGGTGAAGTCCGAGCGCGGCGAGTGGACCCAGAGCGGCGGCGAGCCCGGCGAGGTCACCATGAAGCTGCGGGAGCGCCTTCTCGACATCCAGCGCGGTGTCGTCGAGGACACCCACGGCTGGATGCACCCGCTCGGCTAA
- a CDS encoding TetR/AcrR family transcriptional regulator, whose product MTPAPRRTHQAAPPREDVLAAAMATIAERGLDGLTMAGLGRDVGMSSGHLLYYFRTKDELLLRTLEWSENRLGAERRALLARPGSARERLEAYIGLYLPAGHRDPHWTLWLEVWGRSQNADDDARARQAAIEGAWHRDLVALLAEGISRAEFRPVDADRFAARLRALLDGFSIHVTVGIPGTGRELVLAQTAEFLDETLAPARSGGDATSVTTAS is encoded by the coding sequence ATGACCCCCGCCCCCCGACGCACCCACCAGGCCGCCCCGCCCCGCGAGGACGTCCTCGCCGCCGCCATGGCCACCATCGCCGAGCGCGGGCTCGACGGGCTGACCATGGCCGGGCTCGGGCGGGACGTGGGGATGAGCAGTGGGCATCTGCTCTACTACTTCCGCACCAAGGACGAACTGCTGCTCCGGACCCTGGAGTGGAGCGAGAACCGCCTCGGGGCCGAGCGCCGTGCCCTGCTCGCCCGGCCCGGGAGCGCCCGCGAACGGCTGGAGGCGTACATCGGCCTCTACCTCCCCGCCGGGCACCGCGACCCCCACTGGACGCTCTGGCTGGAGGTCTGGGGCCGCTCGCAGAACGCCGACGACGACGCCCGCGCCCGGCAGGCCGCCATCGAGGGGGCCTGGCACCGCGACCTGGTGGCGCTGCTCGCCGAGGGGATCTCGCGCGCTGAGTTCCGGCCGGTGGACGCCGACCGGTTCGCCGCCCGGCTGCGGGCGCTCCTGGACGGTTTCAGCATCCACGTCACGGTCGGGATCCCGGGAACGGGCCGGGAGCTGGTGCTCGCCCAGACGGCGGAGTTCCTGGACGAGACGCTCGCGCCCGCACGGTCCGGGGGAGATGCGACCAGCGTCACGACCGCATCCTGA
- a CDS encoding CdaR family transcriptional regulator, with translation MTGDYQELVDEISALLDAPATLENRDFGLVAFGAHDSDDDSAMDPVRTRSILTRRSTPAVRAWFEGFGITRATGPVRIPAAPEAGVFRDRICLPVRHRGVVLGYVWLLDTDPGPAEEQLAAAMEVAARIGALLFDEARAGADLSREFGAVLTAGPGRQHDTAVAALAEALGRDAEGLHTVVCVTPWADGTPSVRGVASAAALATVPAPGAAGPLTLAALVRLRSPDRLDPALSAADRLRAGADPAVTGGIATPRRGLDQLTVSWREATAAARAARAEPRLGPVARWSAIGPYRLLTALPGTGNDPGDPAVASLLTPLHRELAHTAEVFLDCAGQASRTAAALGIHRQTLYYRLSRIQQITGLDLNDGEDRLLLHMAVKRARL, from the coding sequence GTGACAGGCGATTACCAGGAACTGGTCGACGAGATCTCGGCCCTCCTCGACGCCCCGGCCACCCTGGAGAACCGGGACTTCGGCCTGGTCGCCTTCGGAGCCCACGACAGCGACGACGACAGCGCGATGGACCCGGTCCGCACCCGCTCGATCCTGACCCGCCGCTCCACCCCCGCCGTCCGCGCCTGGTTCGAGGGGTTCGGCATCACCCGGGCCACCGGGCCCGTACGGATCCCCGCCGCGCCCGAGGCCGGGGTGTTCCGGGACCGCATCTGCCTACCGGTACGCCATCGGGGTGTCGTCCTCGGTTACGTCTGGCTGCTCGACACGGACCCGGGCCCGGCCGAGGAGCAGCTGGCCGCCGCGATGGAGGTGGCCGCCCGGATCGGGGCGCTGCTCTTCGACGAGGCGCGGGCGGGCGCGGACCTGTCGCGGGAGTTCGGCGCGGTGCTCACGGCGGGCCCCGGCCGGCAGCACGACACCGCCGTCGCCGCGCTGGCCGAGGCCCTGGGCCGGGACGCGGAGGGGCTGCACACGGTGGTGTGCGTGACCCCGTGGGCCGACGGCACGCCGTCGGTACGGGGCGTGGCGTCGGCGGCCGCGCTGGCGACGGTCCCCGCGCCGGGGGCCGCGGGGCCCCTGACGCTGGCCGCGCTCGTCCGGCTGCGCTCGCCGGACCGCCTGGACCCGGCCCTGAGCGCGGCGGACCGGTTGCGCGCGGGCGCGGACCCGGCCGTCACCGGGGGGATCGCCACACCTCGCCGGGGCCTGGACCAGCTGACGGTCTCGTGGCGCGAGGCAACGGCGGCGGCCCGCGCGGCCCGGGCCGAGCCCCGTCTCGGCCCGGTCGCCCGGTGGTCGGCGATCGGCCCGTACCGCCTGCTCACCGCCCTCCCGGGCACCGGGAACGACCCCGGGGACCCGGCGGTCGCCTCGCTGCTGACCCCACTGCACCGGGAGCTGGCGCACACCGCCGAGGTGTTCCTGGACTGCGCGGGCCAGGCGAGCCGGACGGCCGCCGCCCTGGGGATCCACCGGCAGACGCTGTACTACCGGCTCTCCCGGATCCAGCAGATCACCGGCCTCGACCTGAACGACGGGGAGGACCGGCTGCTGCTGCACATGGCGGTGAAGCGGGCCCGGCTGTGA
- a CDS encoding 3-isopropylmalate dehydrogenase produces MSRSIDLAVIPGDGIGQEVVAQGLKVLNAVLPQDVKLETKEYDLGAQRWHRTGDTLPDAELEALRNHDAILLGAIGDPSVPSGVLERGLLLKLRFAFDHFINLRPSKLFPNTATPLAGRPDIDFVVVREGTEGPYTGNGGSLRTGTPAEVATEVSVNTAYGVERVVRDAFERAAARPRKKLTLVHKNNVLVYAGHLWKNTFDRVAAEYPQVSTDYLHVDAATIFFVTQPERFDVIVTDNLFGDILTDLAAAVTGGIGLAASGNINPTGAFPSMFEPVHGSAPDIAGQGKADPTATILSVALLLRHLGYEAEATRIEDAVSADLAERDGAATRTTDEIGDALAVRVAS; encoded by the coding sequence ATGTCTCGCAGCATCGATCTCGCAGTGATCCCCGGTGACGGAATCGGCCAGGAAGTCGTGGCCCAGGGCCTCAAGGTCCTCAACGCTGTCCTCCCGCAGGATGTGAAGCTGGAGACCAAGGAGTACGACCTCGGCGCCCAGCGCTGGCACCGCACCGGCGACACCCTCCCGGACGCGGAGCTGGAAGCCCTCAGGAACCACGACGCCATCCTCCTCGGCGCGATCGGCGACCCGTCCGTGCCGTCGGGCGTCCTGGAGCGCGGGCTGCTGCTGAAGCTGCGTTTCGCGTTCGACCACTTCATCAACCTGCGCCCCTCCAAGCTCTTCCCGAACACCGCGACCCCGCTCGCCGGCCGCCCCGACATCGACTTCGTCGTCGTCCGCGAGGGCACCGAGGGCCCGTACACCGGCAACGGCGGCTCGCTGCGCACCGGCACCCCCGCCGAGGTCGCCACCGAGGTCAGCGTCAACACGGCGTACGGTGTCGAGCGTGTGGTCCGGGACGCCTTCGAGCGCGCGGCGGCCCGCCCGCGCAAGAAGCTGACGCTGGTCCACAAGAACAACGTCCTCGTCTACGCCGGCCACCTGTGGAAGAACACCTTCGACCGGGTCGCCGCCGAATACCCGCAGGTCAGCACCGACTACCTGCACGTCGACGCCGCGACGATCTTCTTCGTCACCCAGCCGGAGCGCTTCGACGTCATCGTCACCGACAACCTCTTCGGCGACATCCTCACCGACCTGGCCGCCGCCGTCACCGGCGGAATCGGCCTGGCCGCCTCCGGCAACATCAACCCGACGGGCGCGTTCCCGTCGATGTTCGAGCCGGTCCACGGCTCCGCCCCCGACATCGCCGGGCAGGGCAAGGCCGACCCGACCGCCACGATCCTCTCCGTCGCCCTCCTGCTGCGTCACCTCGGTTACGAGGCCGAGGCCACGCGCATCGAGGACGCCGTCTCCGCCGATCTCGCGGAGCGCGACGGGGCTGCCACGCGTACGACCGACGAGATCGGTGACGCGCTCGCGGTACGCGTAGCGAGCTGA